One Salmo salar chromosome ssa01, Ssal_v3.1, whole genome shotgun sequence DNA window includes the following coding sequences:
- the LOC106599634 gene encoding cell division cycle-associated protein 4: MFPKGTKRKFSDSGDEPAAGGEDVNQPSSVAVRMLSSYSLQRQSLLDMSLIKLQLCHMLVEPNLCRSVLIANTVRQIQEEMTQDGTWQIMTQALSAANAAAQCSADRLVATEVLCRQTEATQGEQVLKPFPAVGSEGCPAEEEEEVVVEEEGEGGVTMSTVSPQAPTSYLPGTFGMDPCWEEENGEDEEEDEDSEECGSGSEEGDSDRLVEDSRTAEQVFGTFEIKNPAPSPDPALEELFSDVDASYYDLDTVLTGMQSAPKMGPYDLLESLSSHGPSPLSSSTSCRSDLNELDHIMEIIVGS, encoded by the coding sequence ATGTTCCCGAAGGGCACGAAGCGCAAGTTTTCTGACTCCGGGGATGAACCTGCGGCAGGCGGTGAGGATGTAAACCAACCGAGTTCGGTGGCTGTAAGGATGCTGTCATCCTACAGCCTGCAGCGGCAGTCCCTGCTGGACATGTCCCTAATCAAGCTGCAGCTGTGCCACATGCTGGTGGAGCCCAACCTGTGCCGTTCAGTGCTGATTGCCAACACGGTGAGGCAGATCCAGGAGGAGATGACCCAGGACGGCACCTGGCAGATCATGACCCAGGCCCTGAGTGCTGCCAACGCTGCTGCCCAGTGCTCTGCAGACCGCCTGGTGGCCACCGAGGTGCTGTGTCGGCAGACCGAGGCAACCCAGGGGGAGCAGGTACTCAAGCCCTTCCCAGCGGTGGGGTCAGAGGGTTGCcctgcagaggaggaggaggaggtggtggtggaggaggagggcgagGGGGGGGTGACCATGTCCACGGTTTCCCCCCAAGCCCCAACCTCCTACCTGCCAGGCACCTTTGGCATGGACCCCTGCTGGGAAGAGGAGAATGGTGAagatgaggaggaagatgaggacagTGAGGAGTGTGGGTCTGGTTCGGAGGAGGGAGACAGTGACAGGCTTGTGGAGGACtccaggacagcagagcaggtctTTGGCACGTTCGAGATCAAAAACCCTGCGCCCAGCCCCGACCCTGCCCTGGAGGAACTGTTTTCAGACGTGGATGCGTCCTACTACGACCTTGACACGGTGCTGACAGGCATGCAGAGTGCGCCTAAGATGGGGCCCTACGACCTCCTGGAGAGCCTGTCCTCCCATGGGCCCTCACCCCTCAGCTCCAGCACCAGCTGCCGATCAGACCTCAATGAACTGGACCACATCATGGAGATCATAGTGGGCTCCTGA